From Jeotgalibacillus haloalkalitolerans:
TGCATCCACTCCAACGCCAATCGTTAAAGAAGTGATGAATTATATTAATCAGTTCGATCCGGATAATCCGGAAACATGGCTTGGAGAGAAAAATGTTCCACTTGCGAAAATACTGCCTAAGATTAAAACACCTACGAAGCCTGAAACGATCCTGCCTTATTCCAAATAAAAAAGAGCTGCCGCGGCAGCTCTTTTTTACATAAATGTAAAAGGCTCAGTCGAAAGGGATGACGGTATAAATTCTACGTTGAGCCCTTCGTTATTTGCTCTCTTCGTTAATTCAACTGCTAACCCTGTTTTCATGATTTCTTCTACATGATGCCCGGGGTCAATAATAGAAAGTCCGGCTGCTTCTGCATCCTGGGCAGTGTGGAAATCAACATCTCCGGTAATATACACATCTGCGCCGGCAAACTTCGCTGTCTGGAAATACTTGCTTCCCATACCGCCTAATACTGCCGCTTTTTTTATTTGCTTCTCAGGGTCACCGGTCACTCTCACAGCCGGCACGTTCAACTGTTTCTTAACGAAAGCTGTGAATTCACCAAGCGACACAGGCTCTTTCAGTTTACCGACACGGCCGAGACCATATACTTCTCCTGGAATTGACTGTTCGAACACATCAAAAGCTGGCTCTTCATAAGGGTGTGAAGATTTGAGCGCATGTAAAATTTCTTTTTCATTTGAAGCCTTAAATATACTTTCCACTTTTTCTTCCTTTACCTCTTCGATTGAGCCCTGCTCACCAATAAATGGTTTTGCATTTGTATCCGGTTTAAAACGCCCTGTTCCAGCCGTTGTAAATGTGCAGTCGGAATAATCCCCTATCTGTCCTGCTCCAGCAGCTGTGATGGCATCACGCACGATCGAAGCATGTGTCTCCGGCACAAAAACGATCAGTTTTTTATACGTGTCTTCAAATGTTTTAACAAGTACACTCGGCTCCTGAAGACCAAGCGCTTCAGAAAGCATATCATTCACACCGCCTTTGGCAACATCAAGGTTCGTATGCGCTGCAAATACAGTGATATCATTTTTTATACACTTTTCAATCAGTCTCCCGGCACTTGTCTCCAGGTTGATCGTTTTTAAAGGGCGAAAAATAAGCGGGTGATGGGCAATGATAAAGTTGGCACCTTTTTCGATTGCTTCATCAACTACCTCATGGGTTACATCAAGCGTCGTCAACACCTTTGACACTTTCCGGTTCAAAGCGCCAGTCTGTAATCCTACCGGGTC
This genomic window contains:
- a CDS encoding Nif3-like dinuclear metal center hexameric protein translates to MKQVNGHQVVQLLEQFSPKAFAMEGDPVGLQTGALNRKVSKVLTTLDVTHEVVDEAIEKGANFIIAHHPLIFRPLKTINLETSAGRLIEKCIKNDITVFAAHTNLDVAKGGVNDMLSEALGLQEPSVLVKTFEDTYKKLIVFVPETHASIVRDAITAAGAGQIGDYSDCTFTTAGTGRFKPDTNAKPFIGEQGSIEEVKEEKVESIFKASNEKEILHALKSSHPYEEPAFDVFEQSIPGEVYGLGRVGKLKEPVSLGEFTAFVKKQLNVPAVRVTGDPEKQIKKAAVLGGMGSKYFQTAKFAGADVYITGDVDFHTAQDAEAAGLSIIDPGHHVEEIMKTGLAVELTKRANNEGLNVEFIPSSLSTEPFTFM